The following are encoded together in the Drosophila takahashii strain IR98-3 E-12201 chromosome X, DtakHiC1v2, whole genome shotgun sequence genome:
- the Snx27 gene encoding sorting nexin-27 isoform X2 has product MLPFHSVQFAQLTALEKRCLRNGVSVEGATHKQVVDLIKSGGDCLTLTVISVTQQEADRLEPQEDQSGYSYIDYSDKRSLPISIPDYGIVNRNGERYIVFNIHMAGRQLCSRRYREFANLHSLLRKEFSGFNFPKLPGKWPFQLSEQQLDTRRRGLEQYLEKVCAVRVIAESDAVQDFLTDTEDDISASPVDIKVMLPDHEVSTVSVKKSSNAQVVWEILVQRANLTAYTQQYFYLFEIVEYNFERKLQPHEIPHQLYVQNYSTASSTCLCVRRWLFSVAKELTLPDGEQAGRFVFYQAVDEVNRGNIRADGRLYELKALQDAKKAGDYLALARTLPGYGDVVFPHCSCDSRKEGHVVPAVGMKSFRLHACREDGSLEAQMVELTWDSITRSESDEESMSFCFQYNRPDKPARWVKVYTPYHAFLADCFDRIMEERKWDDSGD; this is encoded by the exons ATGTTGCCTTTTCATTCCGTTCAGTTTGCCCAGTTGACAGCTTTGGAGAAACGCTGTCTTCG AAATGGCGTCAGCGTGGAGGGAGCCACACACAAACAGGTCGTGGATCTGATCAAATCCGGCGGTGACTGCCTAACCCTGACGGTGATATCGGTGACACAGCAG GAGGCCGATCGACTGGAGCCGCAGGAGGATCAGAGCGGCTACTCCTACATTGATTACTCGGACAAACGCTCGCTGCCCATTAG caTACCCGACTATGGGATCGTGAACCGGAATGGCGAGCGGTACATCGTCTTCAATATACACATGGCCGGCAGGCAGCTGTGCTCGCGTCGCTATCGGGAGTTCGCCAACCTGCACTCGCTGCTGCGCAAGGAGTTCTCCGGCTTCAACTTCCCCAAGCTGCCCGGCAAATGGCCCTTCCAGCTGAGCGAACAGCAGCTGGACACGCGGCGCCGCGGTCTGGAGCAATATCTGGAGAAGGTGTGCGCGGTGCGGGTGATTGCCGAAAGCGATGCTGTGCAGGATTTCCTCACCGACACCGAGGACGATATATCCGCCTCGCCGGTGGACATCAAGGTGATGCTGCCCGATCACGAGGTGAGCACCGTGTCGGTGAAGAAGTCCTCCAATGCCCAGGTGGTGTGGGAGATTCTGGTGCAGCGCGCCAATCTCACCGCCTACACGCAGCAGTATTTCTACCTGTTCGAAATAGTCGAGTACAACTTCGAGCGGAAGCTGCAGCCGCACGAGATTCCGCATCAGTTGTACGTGCAGAACTACAGTACCGCCTCGTCCACCTGCCTGTGCGTCCGCCGCTGGCTCTTCTCGGTGGCCAAGGAGCTGACGCTGCCGGACGGCGAACAGGCTGGCCGGTTTGTCTTCTATCAGGCGGTCGACGAGGTGAATCGCGGCAACATCCGGGCCGATGGCCGCCTGTACGAGCTGAAGGCGCTGCAGGACGCCAAGAAGGCCGGCGACTATCTGGCTTTGGCCCGCACACTGCCAGGATACGGGGACGTTGTCTTCCCCCACTGCTCCTGTGATAGTCGCAAGGAGGGACACGTGGTGCCCGCCGTGG GCATGAAGAGCTTTCGGCTGCACGCCTGCCGTGAGGATGGCTCGCTGGAGGCGCAAATGGTCGAGCTGACCTGGGATAGCATCACGCGCTCCGAGAGCGACGAGGAGTCCATGTCATTCTGCTTTCAGTACAATCGTCCAGATAAGCCAGCGCGTTGGGTTAAAGTCTACACGCCATAT CATGCATTCCTTGCGGACTGCTTTGATCGCATCATGGAGGAGCGAAAATGGGACGACAGCGGCGACTAG
- the Snx27 gene encoding sorting nexin-27 isoform X1, giving the protein MSIVGENHPLPPPTPASTVVVSASSAGGGVMGVGVGVTTANGPRVVTIYKTETGFGFNVRGQVSEGGQLRSINGELYAPLQHVSAVLENGAAEKAGIKKGDRILEVNGVSVEGATHKQVVDLIKSGGDCLTLTVISVTQQEADRLEPQEDQSGYSYIDYSDKRSLPISIPDYGIVNRNGERYIVFNIHMAGRQLCSRRYREFANLHSLLRKEFSGFNFPKLPGKWPFQLSEQQLDTRRRGLEQYLEKVCAVRVIAESDAVQDFLTDTEDDISASPVDIKVMLPDHEVSTVSVKKSSNAQVVWEILVQRANLTAYTQQYFYLFEIVEYNFERKLQPHEIPHQLYVQNYSTASSTCLCVRRWLFSVAKELTLPDGEQAGRFVFYQAVDEVNRGNIRADGRLYELKALQDAKKAGDYLALARTLPGYGDVVFPHCSCDSRKEGHVVPAVGMKSFRLHACREDGSLEAQMVELTWDSITRSESDEESMSFCFQYNRPDKPARWVKVYTPYHAFLADCFDRIMEERKWDDSGD; this is encoded by the exons ATGAGCATCGTTGGCGAGAACCACCCCCTCCCACCCCCAACCCCCGCCAGCACAGTGGTGGTGTCCGCATCATCGGCAGGAGGGGGCGTCATGGGCGTAGGCGTAGGCGTAACCACAGCAAACGGACCCCGTGTCGTCACCATTTACAAAACGGAAACGGGATTCGGATTCAATGTGCGCGGTCAAGTTTCCGAGGGGGGTCAGCTGCGCTCGATCAACGGCGAGCTGTACGCCCCCCTTCAGCACGTGAGCGCCGTCCTTGAAAATGGAGCAGCCGAGAAGGCGGGCATCAAAAAGGGCGATCGCATTCTGGAGGT AAATGGCGTCAGCGTGGAGGGAGCCACACACAAACAGGTCGTGGATCTGATCAAATCCGGCGGTGACTGCCTAACCCTGACGGTGATATCGGTGACACAGCAG GAGGCCGATCGACTGGAGCCGCAGGAGGATCAGAGCGGCTACTCCTACATTGATTACTCGGACAAACGCTCGCTGCCCATTAG caTACCCGACTATGGGATCGTGAACCGGAATGGCGAGCGGTACATCGTCTTCAATATACACATGGCCGGCAGGCAGCTGTGCTCGCGTCGCTATCGGGAGTTCGCCAACCTGCACTCGCTGCTGCGCAAGGAGTTCTCCGGCTTCAACTTCCCCAAGCTGCCCGGCAAATGGCCCTTCCAGCTGAGCGAACAGCAGCTGGACACGCGGCGCCGCGGTCTGGAGCAATATCTGGAGAAGGTGTGCGCGGTGCGGGTGATTGCCGAAAGCGATGCTGTGCAGGATTTCCTCACCGACACCGAGGACGATATATCCGCCTCGCCGGTGGACATCAAGGTGATGCTGCCCGATCACGAGGTGAGCACCGTGTCGGTGAAGAAGTCCTCCAATGCCCAGGTGGTGTGGGAGATTCTGGTGCAGCGCGCCAATCTCACCGCCTACACGCAGCAGTATTTCTACCTGTTCGAAATAGTCGAGTACAACTTCGAGCGGAAGCTGCAGCCGCACGAGATTCCGCATCAGTTGTACGTGCAGAACTACAGTACCGCCTCGTCCACCTGCCTGTGCGTCCGCCGCTGGCTCTTCTCGGTGGCCAAGGAGCTGACGCTGCCGGACGGCGAACAGGCTGGCCGGTTTGTCTTCTATCAGGCGGTCGACGAGGTGAATCGCGGCAACATCCGGGCCGATGGCCGCCTGTACGAGCTGAAGGCGCTGCAGGACGCCAAGAAGGCCGGCGACTATCTGGCTTTGGCCCGCACACTGCCAGGATACGGGGACGTTGTCTTCCCCCACTGCTCCTGTGATAGTCGCAAGGAGGGACACGTGGTGCCCGCCGTGG GCATGAAGAGCTTTCGGCTGCACGCCTGCCGTGAGGATGGCTCGCTGGAGGCGCAAATGGTCGAGCTGACCTGGGATAGCATCACGCGCTCCGAGAGCGACGAGGAGTCCATGTCATTCTGCTTTCAGTACAATCGTCCAGATAAGCCAGCGCGTTGGGTTAAAGTCTACACGCCATAT CATGCATTCCTTGCGGACTGCTTTGATCGCATCATGGAGGAGCGAAAATGGGACGACAGCGGCGACTAG
- the LOC108065636 gene encoding uncharacterized protein, translating into MAGKRRDRDQLPFLVVCGLLILGLAIVDSLECYACDSAEDSECATRPGQQLEVEECSQASDECVTSISAGLTRRGCLARLYPNGYCAAPCDRCNTSLCNRHVYPTDRLRCYQCSGSDCIDVTTRPQYLLPCPIYREDDRCYTNVVHLSNTQRGCEHTNLPTTCPHVCLKCNYNGCNVEKTVTESRCLQCTHNRLAPNPDCLRDQVDREEEEQPKCSLDNTTVTHCVNKVMYGHRENCYSYRNTQTEVLQRGCSTTMGFYPTGELSECHGEFCNANCQDIVCAACNSTADPNCRGGRNLPTEKCAAGTTACYSCEQDTFLRRGCADANFAPAALGDSCQLCRDADSCNRYSVRSCYRCNAQDQDTDCAAMDLPSAMTTSNCSSPTELCVSTVVSRLDGIYTVRGCEGEVPECSANDPYCVRCNGSRCNDAPTLWRQTQLDLATDVDKLPDNWWSLLQYWWSRKLR; encoded by the exons ATGGCCGGGAAGCGACGAGACCGAGACCAACTGCCATTCCTTGTGGTTTGTGGCCTACTCATCCTGGGTCTGGCCATTGTCGACTCCCTGGAATGCTATGCCTGCGATTCGGCCGAGGATTCGGAATGCGCCACCCGACCCGGACAGCAGCTGGAGGTGGAGGAGTGTTCCCAGGCCAGCGACGAGTGCGTCACCTCCATATCGGCGGGTCTCACACGACGCGGCTGCCTGGCGCGACTCTATCCCAATGGCTATTGTGCCGCTCCGTGCGACCGATGCAATACGAGCCTGTGCAATCGGCACGTTTATCCCACGGATCGCTTGCGCTGCTATCAGTGCAGCGGATCGGACTGCATCGATGTGACCACTCGACCGCAGTACCTGTTGCCCTGTCCGATTTATCGGGAGGATGATCGCTGCTACACGAACGTAGTCCACTTGTCCAATACCCAGCGCGGCTGTGAGCACACCAATCTACCGACCACCTGTCCGCATGTCTGCTTGAAGTGCAACTACAATGGCTGCAATGTGGAGAAGACAGTCACGGAATCGCGTTGTCTTCAGTGCACCCACAATCGATTGGCTCCGAATCCCGATTGCCTGAGGGATCAGGTGGacagggaggaggaggagcagccaaAGTGCTCGCTGGACAACACAACTGTCACACACTGCGTTAACAAGGTGATGTACGGACATCGGGAGAACTGCTACAGCTATCGGAACACCCAAACGGAGGTCCTCCAGCGGGGCTGCTCCACCACAATGGGTTTCTATCCCACCGGCGAGCTGAGCGAATGCCACGGTGAATTCTGCAATGCCAACTGCCAGGATATTGTCTGTGCCGCCTGCAATTCCACCGCGGATCCAAATTGTCGCGGGGGCCGGAATTTGCCAACGGAAAAGTGCGCAGCTGGCACCACGGCCTGCTATTCCTGCGAGCAAG ATACCTTCCTGCGACGTGGCTGTGCGGATGCCAATTTTGCACCTGCTGCCCTGGGCGACAGTTGCCAGTTGTGTCGTGATGCGGACTCGTGCAATCGCTACTCCGTCCGGAGTTGCTATCGCTGCAATGCCCAGGATCAGGACACGGACTGTGCGGCCATGGACCTGCCCTCGGCGATGACCACCAGTAATTGCTCCAGTCCCACGGAGCTGTGCGTCAGCACGGTGGTCAGTCGGCTGGACGGAATCTATACGGTGCGAGGATGCGAGGGCGAAGTGCCGGAGTGCTCTGCCAACGATCCGTACTGCGTTCGGTGCAACGGAAGTCGGTGCAACGATGCACCAACTCTCTGGCGGCAGACGCAACTCGATTTGGCCACGGATGTGGATAAATTGCCGGATAACTGGTGGTCACTACTGCAGTACTGGTGGTCCAGAAAACTCCGATAA